The genomic segment AGCATCCATCCTCCCAGCTGTCTACTTGTTGCTATTGTATGGTTAAACTTATTTTGACGTGTGATAAAAGGAATGACTATAGttctactaaattaaaattgtctCAATCTCGTAAGATAAGTTTGAATTTCGTCGTCTTTGTCAATCAATTGGGTTACATTtgcaaaaatagttttataaaatggCAATAACTATGCCAAATAGTTggcttattttttttctaaaaagtatagtttaaaaatatagtttttattatttgatgtaattttaaattttctatcATCATCAAATCTAAATCTTGAGCATTAATAATCATAAAATGttaatggttatttttattattgcataTGGCTACACAGAAACCACCTGAAAGAAGGTCTGTTCGAAAACCATAATCTtttgaataacaaatatactgtaccagattttattatttctaccaggtaatgtaaattaaataaaacttatttttactcATGTTGATACTTTTATAGCAATGCTTTACAATATTCCAATTTATTCTCTGTCATATTTATTAGTCACATTCAAAATCGGTAGAAAATAAACACGTCGCTTCGCATAAAATTCTAATTCTACCATTTCTACCATTTTCAGTAGAAAATTTAAGTGCAAGCCGGACAAACTTCAGTTAGCCGgaacacaaaaatattgtgaaaataattatctaaattgtataaaatataaataaaaagagtaaaaatGTCGAAAGCTCACCCCCCAGAATTGAAAAAGTAAGTAACACGtttgaatttattgttataactCGGGATTTTGAACTGTAGCGTCCCATGCGCGTCATTGATAACCTAAACAAAAcgaattatttcttattttttcgtgCCAAATCTAGTAGAACAGCATGTTATAGTTTCGGAAATCCGTTTTTTATGAAATGCATACGTAGTTTGTGAGTTTTTGTGAcagtttgttaaataataattacaggtTCATGGACAAAAAGCTGTCAATCAAACTGAACGCTGGTCGCGCTGTGACCGGTGTCCTGCGAGGATTTGATCCCTTCATGAACCTAGTATTGGATGAGTCTGTCGAAGAATGCAAAGATGGCCAGCGAAACAACATAGGCATGGTGGTAAGTACCTAATTGTTTATATCAGTTGTTTATGTTCGCTGTCATTGGCGTGCTGCACttgatgttattaatttattactattatattcCTGAAGATTAAGTTCCTTGGCcattgatcgcttaccatcaagtaatcagTCTGGttgtatttcattaaaaatcatGATAACTGCACAAGGTATGCCGAGAAACAAACTTCGACGGATAATATAAGTATTTGACATTTTGATTGTGTTTCAATGAAAGTTACAACACAAGGATGCCTAAATTATTCTAGTGCTGTACCAAATTGTACAcagatattaatttgttttttctaatgttatgttttaaacatattgTGACCCAAAAGACATTCTTTGCTGAACAAAAACTTTCCGCTTCCTCTGCTATGTTAACCAGTCTCACTTGTCGAATATACCAATGTAAGATTCATTTAcaaacttatttgttttttataatagaattttttattatgttcttttttACCATCATTACCATCTTTTTACATAcctatgtttaatataattattttttctcttttcagGTGATCCGAGGAAATAGCATTGTAATGTTGGAATCATTAGATAGAATATAGTAATAATTTCATTCCCTAAATTATAAGTTATCTATCATAGGGTAATTTGTGGAAGATGCTACACCATCATACCAATGTATGGAGTACATTACACCAAAAATTCCACATTCATTGTGtctttgaaaatttaattagtaaCTGGTACAAGAAATCTTGTTAACCTTTCAAGGaagatgtttaatttttgtttttacaacaTATTGGGTGAGAAAAAAGTGTCTTGAAActaaactgtattttttatgagaGACCTCTTGTgtggaaataaattaatgtaaaattaaagtactattgttatttcatttattcTGTCATGGCTGAccaaattctaaattaaacttAGTTAAAATTCTTAACATTGACTGCTGAAAACACATTCGAGCTAATTTGTATGATCCAAAGCCTAGATAGTAGCTCGCGATAGAACCTGTGAGaataggcctttggtcagcagtagcgaTTTACAGACTGTGATGTGAAGGCCTAGATTGGCAATGGCCTGATCTGAAGCTATTGTTTGTATAGACAACAAAATTATTGGGTATAATGCAGTACATAGACTGTATCGTAAAATGAGGTGCGTAGATACAGAAGATGGGTGAATAAATGGTGGGAATATGTTCTAACATGTATTCACCCCATTCTTATGTCTATTCATCCTTTGAATTCtgttcaccccgttttaccggaCTCAACTAATATTATAGAGTAGAAAAAACTAGGCTTTGTATCCCGTGGCTAACATTAaggtaatctttattttctcagctgtataccaaataacttGGATTTGAACTTAAGAAAATGGAAACTTCAATATAATATCAACGCAAATATTGTGTCATGCTgatattctgtgaggccgaggtaTCACTGTTTAATCCGGTCCGTTAATTTTCAAACCATATTTAATActatactacctacctactatttaCCTAGGTGATAATCCAAAAACCGAGCACAAACTCTTTAGTTACCTGCTAAGTATTTTCGGAAGGTAAATCCTTCCTTAATGAGGAAGTGAACATACCTACCTGCAGTCGGAATTTGATGTTTATAGCTAGTTTTGAAAGTTAGCGCTCGGCGATGATGAtgatcagtcagtcagtcaggaCATGCCATTTTCTAAGTACGTATCCATAGATAGAAAGTGGCAACAAAAGACAAATtgattaatcatttatttattagtacctTAATTAGAGATTAAGTTATTTACCGAATAGGCCGACTCCTGGTCCTGCGCCAAGAATGGGGTTCGATAACAGCCCACCACTGCCAAAACTGCTTACTTGATTGTAGCCAGCACCGAACCCAGTACCGGCACTAGCGTAGCTACCGGCTGAATTGTATGCTTTACTGGTACTTGCAAGGCTAAAGCCTCCGCTTCCAGCGCCACTGTTGCTGTACCCACCAGTATAAGAATAATCTCCAGCTCCATGTCCACCTGCATCCTGACTTGATAAGCTAACGTGATGTGCATTAGAGTTGCAGCCTTTGTTACAACCGCAGTTGCAGCCGCTGTTACAACCGCAGTTGCAGCCTCCACATCCGCAGCTACAGCATGGTTGGCAGTTACATGTTGGTTTAGGTTTTGGTTGTTGCATGCATGAATAACATGGTCTCGGTGGTGGCGGTGGCGGCGGTGGTGGCGGTGGAGGAggaggtggtggtggtggtggtggtggcagTAGTACCACCGGTGGCGTTGGCCTTACACACATTTCACAAACATATGGCTTAGGTGTAGTCACTTCCGCAACTTTACACGAATCACAAGAAGATGTTACCGTGATCGTTTTTTTAGTGACACGTTGGCAGTTGGCGGCGCTCTCGCACGGGGTCGGAGCGCTGTTATCAGCCAAATCATACCAAACCCCACTTTTGCTAGCAGTGCCAACAGTCGCAGGAACCTTGTCGTTCTCAGTGCCTTCCCCGGTATTACCTACGGAGGTAAAAGAGGACGCACCGCTATCAGCCCCACGACTAGAAATTTGAGTTTCATTAGTATGTTTTTTGTCATTGAGGGCATCTGATAAAACGCTATTCGTTATATTATTAGTCGATAGTCGGCTTGTGACATCAGTTTCACCGAAACTTTCAAATTCTGACGCGAGCATATTGTAATCTAAATTTGTGTATTCAGCATTAGGATCAGTATCATCATCTTTAGGAAGTTTAGactcatcattattatttttagcatCACCATAACGATCCtcaattaagttattatttgaGTAGTCTGGATTTGGTTTAGTCCATGCGGCTTCGGGGGTTGTATAACCATACCCttgactgtttgtttgtttaactcTTGGTGTGGAACGCTCTAATTTGTCTTTTTGACCTTGACCCTGATGACTTTGGTGTCTCTGTCGTGTAGCATCTACAAATGGCGGATCAGAATTTCTCAATTTTGAATTGGGAATATCTTTGTTGCCTGATCTTCTATAAGCATAGTCAGGGTTGGTCGTGTAAAGATCTCCGTAAAAATTGCCTGAGCTGGGACTATCGCTTCTTAAAACTTGATTTAGTCCTGCACTTGGTGCGCCAGCTCTTCGCGCTTTGTATGTTGGATAATCTGCACTTCTTCTAATTAAGCGAGAGCCATCATTATTGTACCTTCCATCTAAATAAGGTTCTGCTGTGCTTCTGAGCCGAGAATCTGCTCGACATGATACGAATATAGCAAATAGAAACAACTGAAACAAACAATTTCCTGATTAATAagctgtttaaaaataataaaaataatctggtTTATTtgatacgttaaaaaaatatttaatttcaaagatTAACTATCTGTTAAGTGGACAACAATATTGATTAATATCGAAAtggaaaaatatacctaatacacTCGAATCCGATCGATCCGGTTTCTTTACGTTGTGTTCTTTGCATTTTCCGTAAAGATTTAGGTACCACAGTggtgtacctatacctattttattttactaaagcagttggaacaaaattttacaatatcgtTCCATATaactgaagcactattcaggataggtatcgtaagtaaaaatatatacagacaaaaaataaagacttatggatacacataagtcactgtgtcacaatataatttaaaaagtgtAGGTATGACTTAGATTTCTTATGATTTTGCTGATAACTGTTGGAACTTGCGCCGCAGGCATTCATTTCTAAAATACTATTGAGGACGATTCTTAGCAcgattaaatatgtaattattttgtgcTTCTACCAATTTACTTTAGTCAGGAATGTAgtatataatgtattattaaaaaatagacaATATGTTACATTACCAAGTACACTTTCATTATCCTGTCCAGATCCGCGCCaagttttaatacataatgGCTAGGCGGGCAGATGTCAACCGACTTTAATAACGCGATATAATGGCTAATTTAAACGCTGCTACATCAACGGTTATTGGTCACGGTTCCCCAACAAATAATTACTTCATTTACAAGTGATAAGGACTGATTACTCGGATGTTTTCCATCAAAACATTACTGAGAACATTAAATGATTTGAAGAAGTTTCTTTTGTCGGTCTGTCTGTGTGTTATTAGGCGATTTGACACATCGTATACGGTATAAGTGCGTATATAAGaaagaaattgaaaacattGACTAACGGTCAGTCTTCATAGCCTACCTTTTTTTTATGACGAAACCTTCaatagctttttggggagagagactagagagtgtgggatttttacctcactaaaaccaccccggtggccaccttcagcactgTTAAGAGGCACCGAgacctctaactagacctgctccggagcgctatggtgcaacgcctgttacggcatatccctagggagacgtgtaCCATCCATaagcctcgctgtgcaagttgcacggcaacacgtgaccactgtgccaccgtcttccctgaggtcgctggatgggcacctagagtccccactctacGCACCCCTGCCTACAGAATTGCTTCCAAATACATATCTTTAATAGTACCTATGTAGCTTATATAAAAAgtctatacagcgtgtaacaaaataaaatacccatatacatcaagaagcactgaagaatacaggttgaatagaatctctacacaaagtttcagctcaaaatacggtTAAAagattggtaccaaatacttggtgtcgcatggttcttgattttaaatcatacaaacgtatcacaacactaggtacaggggtcactcgctaattacgaaacatttcttctgtaaatctgatcgcctagtacctgtatctacctaattttgatgttcggtttctggaattttatgtattggaaaaattcgtaacttcgttccatgaaaacatgagtttaaaaacccttcccgtatcgtttgttacgttatctagaaaccgtgcacttgatatgtatcaTGTAtgccccctttttgttacaccgtgtatatgtaGTTAAATCTGGGTGTCACTCACACCTTATCGAATCAGTTCCATAAGCATACGTATGTGTTTACGAATGTACATTATCTTAATACTGTAATCACTCTCTTGGACGAATGTGTATTCTGCTGACACTCTAATAATGCGAGTtggtctttaaaaaaaaatagaaggcTAACATACTTCAATGTCACCAGCGACCCGTTGCTatcaataatgaaaaataagagTGCGATTTTCATTCTGTTCGATAATCCAAATATGATAATCCAATTCCGACAATATTGAATActcaaactaaatatttatttttttagggggaaaatcatccaattgcttctcccgccttaagcgaggcgagagggagtgtcagactcttattgactaaaaaccaccccgttcctactcctgcttttcgagccggagccccggtaaacccgctaggttgtctgcagctccggatcaggcatcagccatactgggccccatctgtggtggtctgatgactctttaaggtgcgcgcggaacgcgacgcgccgcaacGGGAAACTAAATCCTTTAAGGGCTTGTTTAACATAATGTGTATGAACTATCTGCCACATAAGTTTATGGCGTATCGAGTTTCTAAGTTTGAAGTGACACTGGGCCGGTGATGTCGACGAgtgctgtacccttagtacgagtttcctttacatttaaagtaatcgaaacgagagcgcgatcggcgctctgattggttggtttattcgagccgggtACTGAGGTTGTTATACTAATACTAACATTGTCAAGCGTCACGTCTTGGCAGGCAAATAAGGAGATGGCAGGACTAATGGATGGCATACTAAACTTTATATAAAGAAAAGTGAAAGGTGAATCTTGGTGCAGAAGTCTaaagacgttttttttttatatatttcacgCATGTTTTGCATAAAGTcatgaaattaaagaaaattgtgatattactttatacaaaatattatgtgttagtcattaattttaatagtttcttATTGATAAACGAGTATGTACCTAAGTAGTTATTTGTTGAAGTAATTACATCCTCCATATTTCTATCAAACAAGCATTTGTAATTGAACAGCGGTGAATAGTAATCGAATGCTAATTTCTTGTGTGTCACAATTATGGACGCCACATCACTTTAAAGATTAATTTGGCACTTGTCTTTGGAATCCTCGATTACACTTGTAGCTCATGAGCCGTGAACGGTGACAGTAGTAGTCTTGTCAGAGTTCGTTTTCCCGGCACATAACATGGAACGGCAGACATGGGTAGGGGAAGGGGGGCAATGCAACTAGTCTACTATGTTCGAGATATGGTCGGAGGGAaggtttttttaacgttgataagtctgcgtttggccaccatcccgcttactgccaggacggcgaagcgaagatgtggccgaggatggagcacacagacttaaaGTCTTTCTGAAGAATCGAATGCGAAATGAGCTCATTCTGACAATAACAGTAGTTGTCAAAATAGTCCAAAGAATATAAGAAAAATCTGAAATGGCAGTGGACCGGTCACATTGTTCAGATAACCGATAATCACTAAGGAAGACTTGTTCAGCCTTGACGCTCAGATAAACGCAGTATAGTTCGAAGAGAAAATCGAGCTTAGTGACTGTCCAGCAATGAATGGATACGGGCAGATagtcataaatgataaatgataaatgataaatgatatttatttctgtaaatagattataaaataacacttttacacgtcaatatttcaaatagctagatgaggccggcatttcctatccgactactctgagaagaaatgccgaaacaaactcagaggtcatagtctcttttaaagtccagacaaaatcaattaaagatgtcggagaaccgtgcaagtttattctgtagtggtcttttgag from the Spodoptera frugiperda isolate SF20-4 chromosome 16, AGI-APGP_CSIRO_Sfru_2.0, whole genome shotgun sequence genome contains:
- the LOC118280594 gene encoding probable small nuclear ribonucleoprotein G, which codes for MSKAHPPELKKFMDKKLSIKLNAGRAVTGVLRGFDPFMNLVLDESVEECKDGQRNNIGMVVIRGNSIVMLESLDRI